A region from the Lolium perenne isolate Kyuss_39 chromosome 4, Kyuss_2.0, whole genome shotgun sequence genome encodes:
- the LOC127296378 gene encoding thaumatin-like protein 1b: MARSPAQVVLSLIALLLLLPAAWSATFTMTNNCGHTVWPGLLSGAGTAPLSTTGFALAQGASATVDAPTGWSGRMWARTLCSEDATGKFTCGTGDCGSGTLQCNGGGAAPPASLAEFTLDGSGGMDFFDVSLVDGYNLPMLVTPQGASVAATASSAGGPKCVATGCLVDLNDACPADLKVASSASPAGASGAAGVGPTMACKSACEAFGSPQYCCSGAFGSPSTCRPSTYSQFFKSACPRAYSYAYDDSTSTFTCAAGTNYAITFCPTANTSGKFTDPQAAVPLTNNTMVYNGGEQLSSANGGERFSTNGGASLAAHASQLLLAVAVAVVML, encoded by the exons ATGGCACGGAGCCCAGCTCAGGTCGTTCTCTCCTTGATCGCTTTGCTCCTTCTGCTTCCAG CTGCGTGGTCGGCGACGTTCACCATGACCAACAACTGCGGCCACACGGTGTGGCCGGGGTTGCTCTCCGGCGCCGGGACCGCGCCGCTATCCACCACAGGGTTCGCGCTGGCCCAAGGCGCGTCCGCGACGGTGGACGCGCCGACGGGCTGGTCGGGCCGCATGTGGGCGCGCACGCTCTGCTCGGAGGATGCCACCGGCAAGTTCACCTGCGGCACCGGCGACTGCGGTTCAGGAACCCTCCAGTGCAACGGCGGAGGCGCCGCGCCGCCGGCCTCTCTGGCGGAGTTCACGCTGGACGGGTCCGGCGGCATGGACTTCTTCGACGTCAGCCTCGTCGACGGCTACAACCTGCCCATGCTCGTCACACCCCAGGGCGCGAGCGTCGCCGCTACCGCCAGCTCCGCGGGCGGGCCCAAGTGCGTGGCCACGGGGTGCCTGGTGGACCTGAACGACGCGTGCCCGGCCGACCTGAAGGTGGCTTCCTCGGCGAGCCCCGCCGGCGCCAGCGGCGCCGCGGGCGTCGGCCCTACCATGGCGTGCAAGAGCGCGTGCGAGGCGTTCGGGTCGCCGCAGTACTGCTGCAGCGGCGCGTTCGGGAGCCCCAGCACGTGCCGGCCGTCCACCTACTCGCAGTTCTTCAAGAGCGCCTGCCCGCGCGCATACAGCTACGCGTACGACgactccacctccaccttcacctgcgCCGCCGGCACCAACTACGCCATCACCTTCTGCCCCACCGCCAACACCAG TGGCAAGTTCACCGACCCGCAGGCTGCTGTTCCGCTGACGAACAACACGATGGTCTACAACGGCGGCGAGCAGCTCTCCTCGGCAAACGGCGGCGAGCGATTCTCAACGAACGGCGGCGCCTCCCTCGCCGCCCATGCCTCGCAGCTCCTCCTCGCGGTGGCCGTCGCCGTCGTGATGCTGTAA